The Carassius gibelio isolate Cgi1373 ecotype wild population from Czech Republic chromosome B14, carGib1.2-hapl.c, whole genome shotgun sequence genome has a segment encoding these proteins:
- the fgfrl1a gene encoding fibroblast growth factor receptor-like 1a: MELFWIVFFIFDIILMADCARGPPRVAEKVAHRQTVRIGRTMKLQCPVEGDPPPLIMWTKDGRNIHSGWMRFRVLQQALRIKEVEAEDAGTFICKATNGFGSVNINYTLIVIDDSSAGRVGARPAGETEYSTDLTGKLVRPRFTQPAKMRKRVIARPVGSSVRLKCTASGNPRPDIVWLKDSRPLTPEEVGEGRKKKWTLSLKNLTPEHSGKYTCHVSNRAGEINATYKVEVIQRTNSKPILTGTHPVNTTVDYGGTTSFQCKVRSDVKPVIQWLKRVEPGGESKYNSTIEVGDHRFVVLPTGDVWSRPDGSYLNKLLITRAKEEDAGMYICLGANTMGYSFRSAFLTVLPDPKPPFSPIPSVLPPSLPWPVIIGIPAGVIFILGTILLWFCQSKKHCSSGAIISAQTLPNGHRQPPRERALAAADKDCIGSVTYEEYLAQQQQQQLLLAQAAPKVYPKIYSDIHTHTHSHVDGKIHQHQHIHYQC, from the exons GTCCTCCACGTGTAGCAGAGAAGGTAGCTCACCGTCAGACCGTCAGAATTGGGCGCACCATGAAACTTCAGTGTCCTGTGGAGGGCGATCCACCACCCCTCATCATGTGGACCAAAGATGGACGAAACATCCACAGTGGTTGGATGCGCTTCAGGGTCCTTCAGCAAGCTCTCCGTATCAAAGAGGTGGAGGCAGAGGATGCTGGGACATTCATTTGTAAAGCCACCAATGGTTTTGGCAGTGTCAACATTAACTACACCCTCATTGTCATTG ATGACTCCAGTGCTGGGAGGGTAGGTGCCAGACCAGCTGGTGAAACCGAGTACTCGACTGACCTGACGGGAAAACTGG TGCGGCCCCGCTTCACACAGCCGGCCAAAATGAGAAAGCGTGTGATCGCCCGGCCAGTGGGGAGCTCAGTAAGGCTCAAGTGCACCGCTAGCGGCAACCCCAGACCTGACATCGTCTGGCTGAAAGACAGCAGGCCTCTGACGCCCGAGGAGGTGGGCGAAGGCCGAAAGAAGAAGTGGACTCTCAGTCTGAAGAATCTTACACCTGAGCACAGCGGCAAGTACACGTGTCATGTGTCCAACCGTGCTGGGGAGATCAACGCCACCTATAAAGTGGAAGTCATCC AGCGCACAAATTCCAAGCCCATCTTGACAGGAACTCATCCAGTAAACACTACAGTAGACTACGGTGGCACCACATCTTTCCAGTGTAAAGTACGCAGTGACGTCAAGCCAGTTATCCAGTGGCTAAAGAGGGTCGAACCAGGAGGTGAGAGCAAATACAACTCCACCATTGAGGTCGGAGACCATCGCTTCGTTGTGTTGCCCACGGGTGATGTGTGGTCACGACCAGACGGCTCCTATTTGAACAAGCTACTTATCACTCGAGCCAAGGAGGAGGACGCTGGCATGTACATCTGCCTTGGGGCCAATACCATGGGCTACAGCTTCCGCAGTGCCTTCCTTACTGTTCTTCCTG ACCCAAAGCCGCCATTCTCCCCGATCCCGTCTGTTCTGCCTCCCAGCCTTCCTTGGCCTGTCATTATCGGCATCCCGGCAGGAGTGATCTTCATTCTGGGCACCATCCTGCTCTGGTTCTGCCAGTCCAAAAAGCATTGTTCCTCAGGAGCCATAATCTCAGCCCAGACCTTACCCAATGGCCACCGGCAGCCACCTAGAGAGCGGGCGCTCGCGGCTGCCGATAAAGACTGCATCGGCTCTGTCACCTACGAGGAGTATTTggctcaacagcaacaacaacagcttCTGCTGGCCCAAGCTGCTCCCAAAGTCTATCCAAAGATCTATTcagacattcacacacacacccactcacacGTGGACGGCAAAATTCACCAGCACCAACACATCCACTACCAATGTTAG